From a single Rutidosis leptorrhynchoides isolate AG116_Rl617_1_P2 chromosome 5, CSIRO_AGI_Rlap_v1, whole genome shotgun sequence genomic region:
- the LOC139849638 gene encoding uncharacterized mitochondrial protein AtMg00810-like has protein sequence MTDEYNALIDNKTWARLVGDGRSQQVGVDCYETFSPVVKPATIRTVLTLVFEVQRFPNRLFLQQSTYAKDIIERAGMSQCNPVRTPVDTNAKLSGSDGPLVYDPTKYRSLSGALQYLTFTHPDISYAVQQVFLDMHDPRALHLHGLYRILRYLQGTLHYGVHLYKSSNTRLVAYTDADWAGCPDTRRSM, from the exons ATGACTGACGAGTATAATGCTTTAATTGATAATAAGACATGG GCTCGTTTGGTTGGTGATGGAAGGTCACAACAGGTCGGAGTTGATTGTTATGAGACGTTTAGCCCCGTGGTCAAACCTGCTACTATTCGCACGGTTCTCACTCTTGTTTTTGAAG TTCAACGTTTTCCGAACCGACTCTTTTTACAGCAGTCCACTTATGCGAAAGATATTATAGAACGTGCAGGGATGTCTCAATGTAATCCAGTTCGCACACCTGTTGACACTAATGCGAAACTTAGTGGATCTGATGGCCCTCTTGTTTATGATCCTACTAAGTATCGTAGTTTGTCTGGGGCATTACAGTATCTCACTTTTACTCACCCTGATATTTCTTATGCGGTTCAACAGGTTTTTCTGGATATGCATGATCCGCGTGCTCTTCATTTACATGGGTTGTATCGCATCTTACGATATTTACAAGGCACTTTACATTACGGCGTGCACTTATATAAGTCGTCTAATACACGTCTTGTTGCTTATACTGATGCCGATTGGGCAGGGTGTCCCGACACTAGGCGTtctatgtag